Within Metabacillus sp. KUDC1714, the genomic segment GATCACAATGGCAATATCGGAAGGTTTAAATTGAAATTTGTGGTCTGCAAATAGACTAAAGAACGATTCAAAAGCAGCTAAACCAAATGAAGCAATAAAAATTAAAATAAACGCAAGGAAATATTTTGGTGCAATCATACGTTTGAAGCCATTTTTATCATCTGGGATTTGTTCAATCGTTCCTTCTGTACGATTTGGCTCAGATAATAAAATAATTGAAAGAATAGCCGCAATTGTACCGAGTGCTCCTGCAAAGAGGAATGGTATTCGTGTTCCAAATTCCGCTAAAAATCCACCGATACCTGGACCAATAATAAATCCTGTACTGATTGCTGCTGACATATAACCGAGTGCTTTAGGGCGAGTATTAAGATTTGTAATATCAGCAATAAAGGCCGTAACAGCAGGCATAATGAACGCAGCACTAATTCCTCCTAAAATACGAGAAATAAATAACATTTCGATTTCTTTGCTTATCCCGAATAAAAATTCTGAGATGCCGAAAATAAATAAACCAATAACAATCATAATTTTTCTACCAAATTTATCTACTGCTTTCCCTGCAAATGGTGAAACAATCAATTGGGCAAATGCAAACGCAGCTGTTAAATAACCAACAGTTGTTCCAGTAATACCTAATTCATTCATCAGAGTTGGTAAGACTGGAATGACAAGACCAATTCCCAAAAATGCTATGAATAAATTCATTAATAATAATCCTAATGTGACTTTATGATTCTTCATGTTTTTCATTCTCCTTAACTGACTAACACTTATATGGTTAACATTTGTTTACAATTTACATCTTAGTGTAT encodes:
- the norA gene encoding multidrug efflux MFS transporter NorA, with the protein product MKNHKVTLGLLLMNLFIAFLGIGLVIPVLPTLMNELGITGTTVGYLTAAFAFAQLIVSPFAGKAVDKFGRKIMIVIGLFIFGISEFLFGISKEIEMLFISRILGGISAAFIMPAVTAFIADITNLNTRPKALGYMSAAISTGFIIGPGIGGFLAEFGTRIPFLFAGALGTIAAILSIILLSEPNRTEGTIEQIPDDKNGFKRMIAPKYFLAFILIFIASFGLAAFESFFSLFADHKFQFKPSDIAIVITGGAIFGAFSQVILFEKLTRIWGEIKLIRYSLVLSAFLVFLMTVVHSYFSILLVTFLVFVGFDLFRPAVTSYLSNIAGEEQGFVGGMNSMFTSLANISGPILGGILFDIDIDYPYYLATVILAFGIGITLFWKKPVNQSSNEVKASVAN